AGTTTCTCTCCCACATTTTTTCAACATTGCTATCATTTAATTCACCAGATTTAAATTTAGCTAAGTGATCATCATACGTATCAATTTTATATTGGAGTAAGTTTCTAACTTTTTCCATTTCTGATATTTTTTCATCTAGTTCGTTCAATTGATCAAAAAGAATTGATTTTTGTGCATCGGCAACATCCTCTGTCTCTCTTTTTTGAGAGAGTGCACAAAATTCAATTAACGACTCTACAGATAAACCTGCTAAACGTAAATTTTTTGCCAAATAAATCCAATTTAAATCTCGATTAGTATAATCTCGGTACCCAACGGCGTTTCTTGTAACCGGTGGTATAACACCTACTCGTTCGTAATATCTCAGAGTATCCACAGTGAGATCGAACATTTCTGCTGCTTGTTTAATATTCAATTTTATCCCCCCTGTTCTTTCACATCTATTCTAATCCTTGAAGTTTACTAAAAGGCAAGTAATGAGTATAAATCAATGTTTAATAATGCTTTTTTCAGATATCATCTAATATGATAATTATAATTCTGGAATATTGAACCTACAACACCGTGTAATTCTATTTTTTCTTGGGTTCTTTTAATTTGAAACAACTACTAATGACTTAATGGCTTTTCGTTTATCCATCGCTTCGTATGCATCTTGAATATTTTCTAGATTAAAGTGCTTCGTAAAAACCTTTCCAGGTTGAATCTTTCCTTCTAAAACAGCCTTTAAAAGTATTTCACGGTTGTACGTAGTAACATTAGCTATGCCGCCTCGTAATCCAATATTGCTCCAAAACAGGTTATTGGTATTCATTTCTTCCTTTTGAGGTACACCTACACGGCCAACAATCGTTCCCGGACGTCCACATTTAATTGCAGTATCCACTGACTGATCAGTTCCGACGCATTCAAGTATCGCATCTGCGCTGGCACCATTTGTCAATTCCTTTACTTTCTCAACCGCCTTATCGCCACGTTCTGCAATAATATCTGTAGCTCCAAACTCGCGAGCTAGTTGAGCTCGATCTTCGTGCCTACTCATAGTAATAATTCGTTTCGCACCAAGAAGTTTTGAAGCAATCACTCCGCATAAACCAACTGCCCCATCGCCAAGTACTACTACTACATCGCCTGTTTTTACTTCTGCACTAGCAGCAGCATGATACCCCGTTGCCATCACGTCAGCTAAAGTTACAAAGGAATCTAGCATATCTTCTGAATAGTCTTCTGGTTGACCAGGAATTTTAACTAGTGCCCAATCTGCGTTGATGAAGCGCAAATATTCACCTTGATAGCCACCATTCTCGCCAGATTCTCTATTCATACAATTACCATCAAATCCAGCTAAACAAGCTGCACAATGTCCACATCCATGGGTAAAAGGAGCAATTACAAAATCACCAACCTTTACATTTGTAACAGAACTACCTACTTGTTCAACAACTCCTATCGCCTCATGTCCCACAGTAGTATTTTCTTTACGAGGTGATATCCCACGAAACCACCACAAGTCTGACCCACAAACGCTAGCACGTACAATTCGAATAATTGCATCTGTTGGCTTCTTGATGGTTGGTTTCTCTCTATCTTGAATTTCCACTTTTCCTGGTTCTACAAAAACAGCAACTTTCAAAAAGAAGACCTCCTTAGTTATTAAATTTTAATAGCCACTATGATATGAATCGCAAAAGATAGACAACTAGTCTTTCAACTCAACTAGTTATCTATCTCTATCGAATATAGTTCCTTTTAGTTATTACTACCAAAAGGAATTCTCAATATACTTCTACAACAATCAGCTTATATGAAATAAATAGTTTTTGATAAAAAATTTTGAAATTACTATTTTTGTTCACATACTCATAATTCTTTAGCAATTACATTACTTGTCTACTTGGACGAATAATGATTTCATTAATTGCTGCATCAGCAGGAGCATTAACTGCAAAAGCAATTGATTCAGCAACTCGATCTGGTGAGATCGCAAATTCATTATAAAATTGTTCTGTTCCTTTTCGAACTGCTTCATCCGTAATTGAATTTGTTAATTCAGTTGCAATTGCTCCTGGAGAGATTACAGTAACACGAATGTTACTTCCAGCTTGAGCTTCTTCTTGTCTTAAGCCTTCACTAATTGCCAATACTGCATGCTTTGTTGCACTGTAAACGGAAGAGCCTGGTCCAACAATATGTCCTGCAACTGAAGATGTATTAACATAATGACCAGATTTTTGATTACGCATAATGTCAAGGCTAGCATTGATACCGTATAGAACTCCTTTTTGATTAACATCAATCATTCGATCCCAATCTTCAACTTTTCCATCAGACAAAAGTGATTGTGGCATTAAGCCAGCGTTATTCATCCAAACATCTATACGACCAAAAGTATCCATCGCTTTTTTAGCTAACTCTTTAACAGAATCCAAATTCACGACATCTGTTACCTGATAGACAGCTTCACCACCTAATGCTTTAATATCTTCTGCAATTTCTTTTAAGCGCGATTCTCTTCGGGCTCCAAGAACAATTTGATTTCCTTGTGAGGCAAGAAGCTTGGCTGTCGCTTCTCCAATTCCACTTGATGCTCCTGTAATAACGATAACTTTTTTAGACATAGTAACACTCTCTTTCCTATTGATATGATGATAACTTACACCCTAGACCTAACTCTAAGGCAAGAGAAATGATTCTTTTTTTTAAAAAAATATTTGTAATGATCTAAACGACTGATCGACAAATGATTCTTCATCGTGGCCACCTTTAGCTACGAAATATTTAAGATTAGTATTATTGAAACTTGCTTCATCGTTAAGTTCCGCTATTGTTCTTTCCATAGAAGTTTTCGTACCATCAGACTCTCCTACTGATGCGCTGATTAGAAAATCTTGAGTATCTAATCCCAATTTTTCTACGGCATGGTTCATAACTGAAGAATCACTATAATTTGGTCCAGCCATTGGCATAAAGTATCTAAAATACTCTAAATCGTGTTGAAAGACAAACCAAGATGTTGCACTCCCCATAGAAAAGCCTCCAAATGCATGGTGATTTCTAGCTCTTTTCAGTTCATTCTGATTGCCGTTTTTTGCGTACGTGTGATATCGATTTGCAATTAATGGCATAAGATCCGTAATTAGTTCAGTCTTTGCAAACCGTTCGTTTAATGGGATATCATCGTTCCAGTTTCCAGTAATCATAGATCGATTTGGATAGTAACTTGGTGCCACAACAATTACAGGATCAATTTTGCCGGAATCAATCAGATTGTCTATCATTGAGCACCAAAGAATGGGTTGATTTTTATCAACATCTCCCAAAAAATCTTCCGGTCCCATATTCCAACCATGCATTAAATACAAAACATCATATCTTTTTTTATTTTTAGTTTTTTTATACTCCGCAGGTAAGTATACCAATGCTTTTTTTTCATATTCTCTTTTTTCAAAGGTAGTTTGATACGTTATCTGTTCGACACTACCCATTCGTTCTCTACTCAATGTTTTTTTATGTTTTTCAGATATTGCATTATTTAATCTATCTTCTATCAGATTTTGGTTCTTAACTGGTTCCTTGCTACTCGTTATGCTCAAATTATTAAAAAAAGCAATACCAATTACAACAAACAACATAATAAATATGGAAATGGGGACAAGAGTTCTTTTCATGCAACCTCCCAATTAATAATGTCATCAGACTTATGAAGCTCCGATAGTTTCTAAAAATTCATTTTTATAAGCCAGGCAAAGGTATTCCTTTTTGATACTGGTCAGGTTGTAAGTAGTTTTTTACTAATCGATCAGGCAGGCCTAGTTGCGTCAGTTGCTCACGTGATATGGAAGCAATAATCTCATCTGTTCTATCTTCACGAATTTTTTTTGTAAAATTAGCATCAAGTAATAGTGCTCGTCCAATA
The genomic region above belongs to Enterococcus saigonensis and contains:
- a CDS encoding MerR family transcriptional regulator yields the protein MNIKQAAEMFDLTVDTLRYYERVGVIPPVTRNAVGYRDYTNRDLNWIYLAKNLRLAGLSVESLIEFCALSQKRETEDVADAQKSILFDQLNELDEKISEMEKVRNLLQYKIDTYDDHLAKFKSGELNDSNVEKMWERNYEKQ
- a CDS encoding zinc-dependent alcohol dehydrogenase family protein; amino-acid sequence: MKVAVFVEPGKVEIQDREKPTIKKPTDAIIRIVRASVCGSDLWWFRGISPRKENTTVGHEAIGVVEQVGSSVTNVKVGDFVIAPFTHGCGHCAACLAGFDGNCMNRESGENGGYQGEYLRFINADWALVKIPGQPEDYSEDMLDSFVTLADVMATGYHAAASAEVKTGDVVVVLGDGAVGLCGVIASKLLGAKRIITMSRHEDRAQLAREFGATDIIAERGDKAVEKVKELTNGASADAILECVGTDQSVDTAIKCGRPGTIVGRVGVPQKEEMNTNNLFWSNIGLRGGIANVTTYNREILLKAVLEGKIQPGKVFTKHFNLENIQDAYEAMDKRKAIKSLVVVSN
- a CDS encoding SDR family oxidoreductase codes for the protein MSKKVIVITGASSGIGEATAKLLASQGNQIVLGARRESRLKEIAEDIKALGGEAVYQVTDVVNLDSVKELAKKAMDTFGRIDVWMNNAGLMPQSLLSDGKVEDWDRMIDVNQKGVLYGINASLDIMRNQKSGHYVNTSSVAGHIVGPGSSVYSATKHAVLAISEGLRQEEAQAGSNIRVTVISPGAIATELTNSITDEAVRKGTEQFYNEFAISPDRVAESIAFAVNAPADAAINEIIIRPSRQVM
- a CDS encoding alpha/beta hydrolase yields the protein MKRTLVPISIFIMLFVVIGIAFFNNLSITSSKEPVKNQNLIEDRLNNAISEKHKKTLSRERMGSVEQITYQTTFEKREYEKKALVYLPAEYKKTKNKKRYDVLYLMHGWNMGPEDFLGDVDKNQPILWCSMIDNLIDSGKIDPVIVVAPSYYPNRSMITGNWNDDIPLNERFAKTELITDLMPLIANRYHTYAKNGNQNELKRARNHHAFGGFSMGSATSWFVFQHDLEYFRYFMPMAGPNYSDSSVMNHAVEKLGLDTQDFLISASVGESDGTKTSMERTIAELNDEASFNNTNLKYFVAKGGHDEESFVDQSFRSLQIFF